The sequence below is a genomic window from Dermacentor andersoni chromosome 6, qqDerAnde1_hic_scaffold, whole genome shotgun sequence.
TATAACTAGTTTAATTATATAACAAGTGTAAAGCTTTCATTTATCAAGCTGGTACTTTGTTCTGATGTTCATTTGAACATCTCATCTGCAGCATGTGAGTTAGAAAATATCTGAATCCAAACATCCAAACAGAATTTGATATAAAAAGGACATCGCGATACAGATACCACGTCAATTATATCGTTAAAACTAATACGCTGATTCGCAGAAATGGAGGAGTCTCGGGATTCTGTTTCTTTCCTAATATTAGAACGGCACGAGCGATGAgctaaaaggaaagaaaatgaggTTTTTCGCCGCATACTTAAGAAATTATTGTGGTTTCCTCGTGAAACCGTTCAATTATTTCACAAGTTATATGATCAATAAAGTCAAGATTCTCGTGTTGGCAGCATTCCAGCATTGTGATGCCAGAGAAATTTCCTTCAAATCAGGCAGTGTTCTTTATTTCTAGGCCCTGCTCATTCAAAATAAAATTAGGTATTTGACTCAGCATAGCAGCAGGTGTCTTTTTGATTCCAATTCCAGAAGATCCACAAATTTCTTCGGCCTTCCTGTATTTTTGCTTCCTGCCACTCAGAGTGCAAACGTCTTGGCACGCAAGCCAGAAACAGGCGTTCCTTGACGGTATATCGCTTTGCTTTTGCCGCTCCCGGCACGAACCAAAACATATTCGACCTTGCCCAGACGGCGCAGCCTGCTACTCTGATATTCGTGATAGCCGCTTGGCCTACGCAATGAAAGGTTAGACACTGACCCAATTGGAGGACTTATACTCGCAAGAATACGCGTGACGTCTGCAGAAAGGAGCTGCTGAACGTTCATGTCCGCATTGACATCGTCAGCAGAAGTTCGCCCGGGAGGGAATATGGTTTCTGCCCGTTCCTACGTATCCAAATATGTCGTGCTCGTGTGGACAGCTTGGTTCGTCGATGCCGCAATTCGCGAATCTCCCGTCATTCGAACCGACTCGGGCCTTGTTTCCGGTGTGCGAGAGGTGATTGATGGCCGAGAAGTCGACATGTACTTGGGCATTCCCTACGCAGAGCCTCCCAGAGACCTTCTGCGCTTCAGCAAACCCATTCCGATCAAGCCGTGGAACGGAACACTCAAGGCCACTACGAGACCCAAGCCGTGTCCTCAAAATATTCACTACTTGACCGATGAAGTGAGCTTCTACTACACCAAGAATTCGGAGGACTGCCTCTACCTTAACATCCGCAAGCCGGCGTCCGACTGCAAGCAGGAGGTCTGCAGCTCCAAGCTTCCTGTGGTGGTCTTCATGCACGGTGGGTGCTTTCAGTGGAGTGACTCGGGTCTTTTCATGCACGATGGTGGAAACTTCGCTGCTCTCACCGACACTATCATGGTTAGCTTCAACTATCGCCTCAACGTGTTCGGATTCCTCTCTGCTGGAAACGAAGAAGTCGCCGGTAACTGGGGCCTCTGGGACCAGAATCTTGTGCTGAGGTGGATACAGAGGAACATCAATAGCTTCGGTGGTGATCCTTCGGAAGTCACCATTATGGGTCACAGCGCCGGAGGCATCTCTGCTGGTTTTCACGCCGTTTCTCCGCAGAGCGTCGGTCTGTTTAAGAGGATGATTCTTCAAAGCGGTAGCCCCATGAACGCCATAGccagcctctctgctcgtacagttGGAAGCGTTATGGAACTAGGTGCAGATTTGGCGTGTGAAGGTGTGAGAGAACGGAAACTGGGTGTAGTCATGGACTGTCTGAGAGGCAGGGACAAAAACCTGTTGCTAGGGCAACTGAGTGGCATCGACTTACGTAAGAGTTTGTACGGGCCAATATACGGAGATGAATACGTTCCCGATGACCCGCTTCTCATTAGTAGCTGGAAGAAAAAAATCAAAAGCAAGGAGATCATGATCGGAACTACGTCAAACGAAGGTTCAATGTTTCTTTATGGTGCCATGAAGATCGTACCGCAGCTTAAGAGTCTCCTTGCAGCTGAATATAGGTCAACCATTACTATCGCAATAAGTACGACTTTAGGAATTTCAATTAAAGGTTCGAGAGAAATAACCAATGCCTATTTCGCAGACTGGAAGGGAGAGCACACTGAAGACGAAGTGCTCCAGGTCCTTGGTAATATTCTAGGAGACGGACTTTTTGTATGCCCAGCTACGATCTTCGCAGACATTGCATCGGAGCAAAAAATTCCAGTATTTAGGTATACTTTCGACTATAGACCCTCGTTCAGCTTCTGGCCTGACTGGTTTCAAGTTGCGCATGGAGATGACCTCCCTTTCACTCTTGGTTCATTATTGTTTTATGGAGACGAAAGCAGGTTTGAACCCGGAATTCGGAAAGAGGACTACGATTTTTTTAAGCAGCTCAAGTACAGCAGCGCCGAAAAGGACTTTATGAAAGCGGTGGTGGAGTCAATGTCGGAATTCGTCAAAACAGGGTGAGTTTGTTTTACCGAAAAACTGGACCACGTTTGCTGCATGTCAAAGCAACTGCTGCACAATATCTGTGAGCTAAAATTGTAAACATGAGACTGCAATTTATTGTGCACTGTCATGGTGAAAATACGGCACGCCGTTTTGAAGCGATCTGAAACAATTTATGCAGAGATTATAGCGTATAACAAGCTTGTCTGTGCTAAGGCATTTACTGAAACTTTCGCTTAGCAATCAATGACGATGGGGTATTGTGGAGGCGAGGATTGAATATCAAGTTTCTGCCATCGTCTAGTAATGTAATGTACCCTAGCGTATTCTAGTATTCCGTTAACTAACATGCAAGTTACGATAATATGCCTTGATCTCTTTAAACCAATGCTCCGTGGTATGTAAAATGGAAGCACTACAAGTACGTGCACGGCacatatgcatttttttttcgtaaactaTGTGTACACTAAACGTGTGTCATTTCTTCTTCAACAAAACTAGGGGTTCCGTTATCCGTAAAAGTACAACCTTTAGACTGAAGTTCTTCCTGAGCATATGTTCAATTTGCTTTTTCATAGTTCAGCAGTCACTTGGATTCTTACAGTTTTGTATGCAACTGGCGACGTGTCAAGCGTACTGCATTTTCACAGGGCTGCGATTGGTTGTCATTCGCTGTCATCTCGAGCAAAAGCAGTGTGCCATGTTAATTGAAGGGAGTGCCGCAgttatgaaaatattggtttcgtTTACTGATGAGTGTAGCAGGACAGCTGACCGGGTTACAGAATACAAAGAGTGTGGCAATATCGGCTAGTTGGTCGGTCATTATGGAATCGTACCTGGCATAGCGCAGCAAAACATGAACGCAAGAAGAAATGACAGACGGACACAAGTGGTGACTACCAACAACGAAATTTCAATTCCGGGATCGGTCGTACCTATGCCCACACAAAACCGTGTGCGCAGCAATATCAAACCCTCAGATACATGACGGCATGAAAACAATCTTAAAACCGGTACATCATTACAGCGCTTGTGTCCGTCTGTCTTCCATCTTGTTTCCGAGTTTCGCTCCGTTATGCCAGATACCATTCCATTTGGAGTGCAGGTATTGATAGTACATTGCATTGGGTATGTCGTTTCAGAAAGCCAACAATACCAGAAACAAAGGATGTGTGGCCTAGGTACTCATCTGCCAATCCGCAGTACATAAACATCCGGCCTGGAAACACCACGAAGCGGCGTGGGCCAAACATAGACATCTGTAAGGTTTGGCGGCGCGTTCTCATGAAAGAGTAAGTTCATAATTCTTCAGCTTACAATATTTGTACGCGATACGTACACTGTGTACCAGTGATTCCTCTTGAGCAAGTTAGCACCAAGGCGTTCGCCAGGGTAATTACCAGTAAGACATGACACATCTTACAAACAATACGCGTGTGGGTGCGTGCATACTGTAAACttctcatttttctttgcttttttcccATTCTACAGTGCAGAGTGGTCAACCGAGATCAGTATAATGAACCTCCCTGCATTTTCCTCATTGCTTTTGTCGCTTTTTGTCTCTATGAAAAACTGTAATAGCGGCAGAATCTTTCAATCTTTTGCAACTCTTTAACCATAAACACCCAGTGAATATGCATGTTCTATATGCACGTACTATATGATCAAGCCATTGCATAACGGGATAACTTGCCTCGAGAGTTATTACATGTTTGAACGTTGAAGAGCCATCTTTGCGCCTACAAGCGTCCTGACAGACTTCAACCTTCGGAAGCTGTTATCGATGCCTTTTAATATTTTCTTATCGCGTGCCTCACCGTGTGGCTGGTCGTAGTGCAAGCAGCGATGTCGTGGTGCCGGAAGGCTAAATGGATTGTTGGAATATATGGCTTCCTCAGTCCCCAACCTAATTTCCAATATTATATACATAATACTTTAAAAAGACAGCACGGAAGCAAGCCACTGTTGCGGACCGTACCTCCTGGCCATACAGGATGTCCCGTGTAACTTTGAGCCAAACatgaaaaaatatgcaaatgccacgtagctggagagaaccaaggtaattttgcctgcgattgcttggagatactcagattaattTTTGATTTCGCCAAGATTATATAATTAGTTCTAATTAactaatgaacttcgcaaatattttaatttggtgaaaagtgtcaaccagaaaattgtagaacaacataaaaaactcgcgatacaggtttctgttgctcgacaagtgctacataaaattgtttttccgagtgtgGAAGAAGCCCTGgaatacgcgcaaagtgcctcgaaaggCCAGTCCCGCGGCAATTTTACGCAggagaaacacttttatgtagcaggtattgagcaacagaaagctgtatagggtattatgcgttgcatattgcaatcactcagttcagcccttgggcgcggccgggcagccaccattgggggtatgagccatca
It includes:
- the LOC126523073 gene encoding acetylcholinesterase-like; this translates as MVSARSYVSKYVVLVWTAWFVDAAIRESPVIRTDSGLVSGVREVIDGREVDMYLGIPYAEPPRDLLRFSKPIPIKPWNGTLKATTRPKPCPQNIHYLTDEVSFYYTKNSEDCLYLNIRKPASDCKQEVCSSKLPVVVFMHGGCFQWSDSGLFMHDGGNFAALTDTIMVSFNYRLNVFGFLSAGNEEVAGNWGLWDQNLVLRWIQRNINSFGGDPSEVTIMGHSAGGISAGFHAVSPQSVGLFKRMILQSGSPMNAIASLSARTVGSVMELGADLACEGVRERKLGVVMDCLRGRDKNLLLGQLSGIDLRKSLYGPIYGDEYVPDDPLLISSWKKKIKSKEIMIGTTSNEGSMFLYGAMKIVPQLKSLLAAEYRSTITIAISTTLGISIKGSREITNAYFADWKGEHTEDEVLQVLGNILGDGLFVCPATIFADIASEQKIPVFRYTFDYRPSFSFWPDWFQVAHGDDLPFTLGSLLFYGDESRFEPGIRKEDYDFFKQLKYSSAEKDFMKAVVESMSEFVKTGKPTIPETKDVWPRYSSANPQYINIRPGNTTKRRGPNIDICKVWRRVLMKEEPDTGTREAQEKRTPSKTSRKTTLVAHKKAQEPSAKHVSGAAESSYLGHYLSVASAAFVLSVHIAAGRVRA